A single Fusobacterium hominis DNA region contains:
- a CDS encoding SH3 domain-containing protein, producing MKYLKFIFIQMFILLSFNLFGISGQEDWSTIAVYDNKIPENIIVNEKYSGGHPKVLDYVFVRSRTANLRDAPSTKGKILKKYYYNTKLTALKKIYDYGNTWFYVEDSKGTKGYISANMVRKRVFRFQKALDKINELENFITEQQKLGRKLASTNSYVPNPNNQNFKRQKDKYGTSLDQSIIGKVVNSKEEIYIPDRSILSIIEKGNKTSKVKVASIKEELIVSNSSLSTNPQVKSNFTKVVAIDVANQNMIIFEKNNNKWEVISYVYSKTGIESQLGFETPKGFFIAPMAKYVMPYNGEGGGRQGYARYAIRFSGGGYLHGTPINYDEEINKEFFMKQKEITLGTFTGTRKCIRTTEEHAKFLFDWIVKAPNRKQNEQRPDDNVMFVIFN from the coding sequence ATGAAATACTTAAAATTTATTTTTATTCAAATGTTTATTCTGTTAAGTTTTAATCTTTTTGGAATTTCAGGACAAGAAGATTGGTCTACAATAGCAGTATACGACAATAAGATTCCTGAAAATATCATCGTTAACGAAAAGTATTCAGGAGGACATCCAAAAGTTCTAGATTATGTATTTGTAAGATCCAGAACAGCTAACTTGAGAGATGCTCCTTCAACAAAAGGAAAAATCCTTAAAAAATATTATTACAACACAAAATTAACTGCTCTTAAAAAAATATACGACTATGGTAATACATGGTTTTATGTTGAAGACAGTAAAGGAACAAAGGGATATATTTCCGCTAACATGGTTAGAAAAAGAGTTTTCAGATTCCAAAAAGCTCTTGATAAGATCAATGAGTTAGAAAACTTTATTACTGAACAACAGAAGTTGGGTAGAAAATTAGCAAGTACAAACTCATATGTTCCTAACCCTAATAATCAAAATTTCAAAAGACAAAAAGACAAATATGGTACATCTTTAGACCAAAGTATCATTGGAAAAGTTGTTAATTCTAAAGAGGAAATTTATATTCCTGACAGATCTATTTTGTCTATTATTGAAAAAGGTAACAAAACATCTAAAGTAAAGGTTGCTAGCATTAAAGAAGAACTTATCGTTTCAAATTCTTCTCTTTCAACAAATCCTCAAGTAAAATCTAATTTTACAAAAGTTGTAGCAATAGATGTAGCTAACCAAAATATGATTATTTTTGAAAAAAATAACAATAAATGGGAAGTTATCTCTTATGTCTATAGCAAAACAGGTATTGAAAGTCAACTTGGATTTGAAACACCAAAAGGATTTTTTATAGCTCCTATGGCAAAATATGTTATGCCATATAATGGAGAAGGTGGAGGACGTCAAGGATATGCCAGATATGCTATTAGATTTTCTGGTGGTGGATATCTTCACGGAACTCCAATTAACTATGATGAAGAAATTAATAAAGAGTTTTTTATGAAACAAAAAGAAATTACTCTTGGAACATTTACTGGAACTAGAAAATGTATTAGAACAACTGAAGAACACGCAAAATTTTTATTCGATTGGATTGTTAAAGCTCCAAATAGAAAGCAAAATGAGCAAAGACCCGATGACAATGTAATGTTTGTCATTTTTAACTAA
- a CDS encoding Crp/Fnr family transcriptional regulator, with translation MRDEILESYSNVPKLMEKVAIFGALSKDELKVVMGSMTLKKFEKGDTIFEQGGSPEYINIIEQGIVKLIHEENGIRTEVRSLEVGDCFGETALLGILPYTVTAIAMTEVFLLQMSKFMFHNLLKVDPKLFSKFLLNITREICRRNSSYEKILQHNFD, from the coding sequence ATGAGAGATGAAATTCTAGAAAGTTATTCTAATGTGCCAAAACTTATGGAAAAAGTTGCTATTTTTGGAGCACTTTCAAAAGATGAATTGAAGGTTGTTATGGGCTCTATGACTTTAAAAAAATTTGAAAAAGGAGACACAATTTTTGAGCAAGGTGGCTCTCCAGAATATATAAATATTATAGAACAAGGAATTGTGAAATTGATACATGAAGAAAATGGCATAAGAACAGAAGTTAGGTCACTGGAAGTAGGAGATTGTTTTGGAGAAACCGCACTTTTAGGTATTTTACCATATACTGTTACAGCAATTGCAATGACAGAAGTTTTTCTTCTTCAAATGTCAAAGTTTATGTTTCATAATTTATTAAAGGTAGATCCCAAACTTTTTTCGAAATTTTTACTAAATATAACAAGAGAAATTTGTCGCAGAAACTCATCATATGAAAAGATACTTCAGCATAATTTTGATTAA